The following are encoded together in the Streptomyces sp. NBC_00341 genome:
- a CDS encoding MFS transporter — protein sequence MTTTATAPAAQRTYPSLRAAWIPLAALCLAFFVEMVDNTLLSIALPTIGRDLGSGTTALQWVTGAYSLTFGGLLLTAGSMADRLGRRRVLLVGLAVFGLLSLGVAAVSTAGQLITLRAGLGIAAAAMAPITNSLVFRLFDDKALRMRAMTLMIIVGMSGFVLGPLLGGTALAHVRWQWLLLVNAPIALIAAIGVRLGVPADRPQDLTRDKLDLPGAVLSVATIGLACYSLTSGVEHGWLSAATLASLLGALVAGLAFVWHERRSAAPMLDLRLFSNGTVRGAAIAQIGTAIAMAAVMFGLILHFQYAYGWSPVRAGLANLPLIVTMILATPLSEWLAARFGHRVACLVGAACLAGSLAGLSWGVDHGYGVIALCMVVMTIGLRTVMTICAIALVDAMPSNRTSIGTALNDTAQEVGSSIGTAVVGTLIAVLVTTQLPAGTWSDALVASFFHGERITYAILAVVVGLIAAGGALSLTDSRATEEAH from the coding sequence ATGACCACCACCGCCACCGCGCCCGCCGCGCAACGCACCTATCCGTCCCTGCGCGCCGCATGGATCCCGCTGGCCGCGCTCTGTCTGGCCTTCTTCGTCGAGATGGTCGACAACACCCTGCTCTCGATCGCCCTGCCCACGATCGGCCGGGACCTCGGCAGCGGCACGACCGCGCTGCAGTGGGTCACCGGCGCCTACTCGCTGACGTTCGGCGGCCTGCTGCTGACGGCGGGCTCCATGGCCGACCGGCTCGGCCGCCGACGCGTGCTGCTGGTCGGCCTCGCGGTGTTCGGCCTGCTCAGCCTGGGCGTCGCCGCGGTCTCCACCGCGGGGCAGCTCATCACCCTGCGGGCCGGCCTCGGTATCGCCGCCGCGGCGATGGCCCCCATCACCAACTCGCTGGTCTTCCGGCTCTTCGACGACAAGGCGCTGCGGATGCGCGCCATGACGCTGATGATCATCGTCGGCATGTCCGGCTTCGTCCTGGGCCCGCTGCTGGGAGGCACCGCCCTGGCCCACGTGCGGTGGCAGTGGCTGCTGCTCGTCAACGCCCCGATCGCGCTGATCGCGGCCATCGGCGTCCGCCTCGGCGTCCCGGCCGACCGGCCGCAGGACCTGACCCGCGACAAGCTCGACCTGCCGGGCGCCGTCCTGAGCGTCGCCACCATCGGCCTCGCCTGCTACTCGCTGACCAGCGGCGTCGAGCACGGCTGGCTCTCCGCGGCCACCCTCGCCTCGCTCCTCGGCGCCCTCGTCGCGGGTCTGGCCTTCGTGTGGCACGAGCGCCGCAGCGCCGCGCCGATGCTGGACCTGCGCCTCTTCTCCAACGGCACCGTCCGGGGCGCCGCCATCGCACAGATCGGCACGGCCATCGCGATGGCCGCCGTGATGTTCGGCCTGATCCTCCACTTCCAGTACGCCTACGGATGGAGCCCCGTACGGGCCGGACTGGCGAACCTGCCGCTCATCGTGACCATGATCCTCGCGACCCCCCTGTCCGAATGGCTCGCGGCACGGTTCGGCCACCGCGTCGCCTGCCTGGTCGGCGCCGCCTGCCTGGCCGGCTCCCTGGCCGGACTGTCCTGGGGCGTCGACCACGGGTACGGCGTCATAGCGCTCTGCATGGTCGTGATGACCATCGGGCTGCGCACCGTCATGACGATCTGCGCCATCGCACTCGTCGACGCGATGCCGTCCAACCGCACCTCGATCGGAACGGCGCTCAACGACACCGCCCAGGAGGTCGGCAGCAGCATCGGCACCGCCGTGGTCGGCACCCTGATCGCCGTACTGGTCACCACCCAGCTGCCCGCGGGCACCTGGAGCGACGCCCTGGTGGCGTCGTTCTTCCACGGCGAGCGGATCACCTACGCGATACTCGCGGTCGTCGTCGGCCTGATCGCGGCCGGAGGCGCACTCTCCCTCACCGACTCCCGCGCCACCGAGGAAGCACACTGA